AGGCTACACGGCGAACGTACTGCGGGCCGACCTCGAGAAGGAGACCGTCCTCCTCGCGTGGGGCTACGGCGGCGCCGACCTCACGCCCGAGCACGGCTTCCCGCTGAGGCTCCTCGTGCCGCACCGCTACTTCTGGAAGAGCGCCAAGTGGCTCCGCGCGCTCAGGTTCGTCACCGACGACGAGCCCGGATTCTGGGAAGTGCGCGGCTACCACAACAACGCCGACTACTGGGGCGAGGAGCGGTATTCGTTCGAAGGCGACCAGACGCTCCGGCCGATGCCCGCGCAGGGCGAGGACGGGAACCCCGGGCCGGGCGGGTGAGCGGAGGGTTCGGGGGCGTTGTCCCGGGATCACGACGAAACACGGTGCAGGTGGACTGTCACGTGCTTCGGTCCCGTCAAACCACGTGACAGTCCACGTGGCCCGTTACCTGACCTGCGCCCTTCAAGCCCTCAATCCCACGCGACGCGCTCGTAGCTCACCACGAACCGCCCCGCGTCCTCGTCGTGCGCGACGTCCACGATGCCCGTGTCCTCGCCCGTCGCGCCTTTGAGCAGGAACTGCAGCATCGAGAAGTCCTCGTCCGCGCACGTCGCGTCGCCGACCGGCCGGTCGCTGAAGGACACCTTGAAGCGCTCGCCCTCGAAGGCGACGAGCCGCGCGGCGGCGTCGCCTCGGCGGCCGCGGTTGAGCGCCTCCACCTGGGCGCGGACGCTCTCCTCCGTGAGGGGCATGGCGCGGCCATCGCGCGCGGCCGACTTGGAGCTTGCGCCCCCTTGGCCGGGCTCGAAACCCTTATCGCGCCCCGCGGGCGTGGGCGCTCGTCCATGCCCATCGTCGTGACGAACACGCTCACGGGCGCGCGCGAGACCTTCGAGCCCATGCGCCCGGGGGAGGTGTCGATGTACGTCTGCGGCCTCACGGTGTACGACGAGGCGCACATCGGCCACGCGCGCACCATTGCGGCGTACGACTTCATCCGTCGCCACCTCGAGTACCGCGGCTACCGCGTGCGTCACGTGATGAACGTCACGGACGTGGACGACAAGATCATCCACCGCGCGCGCGAGACAGGCGAGGAGCCGCTCGCGCTCGCGCGGCGCATCGAGAAGCTCGTGGACGCGTCGCTCGACGAGCTGGGCATCCTGCGCCCGCACGCGTCGCCGCGCGTGAGCGAGCACATCGACGGCATCGTGCGCATGGCGCAGACCCTCATCGACCGCGGTCACGCGTACGTGGGCGAGGACGAGCACGGCCGCTCGGTGTATTTCGACGTGCGCGCGGACCCCGACTACGGGAAGCTCTCGCACCTCGACCTCGACCAGATGCTCGAGGGCGTGCGGAAGGACGTCGCGGAGGGCAAGCGCCACCCCGCGGACTTCGCGCTCTGGAAGGCCGCGAAGCCGGGCGAGGTCGCGTGGGATTCGCCGTGGGGCAAGGGCCGCCCCGGTTGGCACATCGAGTGCAGCGTCATGAGCACGGAAGCGTTCGGCCCCGCGTTCGACATCCACGGCGGCGGCTGGGACCTCATCTTCCCGCACCACGAGAACGAGCTTGCCCAGACGGAGTCCGCGACGGGCGTGGACCCGGCCGTGAAGTACTGGATCCATGCGGGCTTCCTCA
The DNA window shown above is from Candidatus Thermoplasmatota archaeon and carries:
- the cysS gene encoding cysteine--tRNA ligase, with protein sequence MPIVVTNTLTGARETFEPMRPGEVSMYVCGLTVYDEAHIGHARTIAAYDFIRRHLEYRGYRVRHVMNVTDVDDKIIHRARETGEEPLALARRIEKLVDASLDELGILRPHASPRVSEHIDGIVRMAQTLIDRGHAYVGEDEHGRSVYFDVRADPDYGKLSHLDLDQMLEGVRKDVAEGKRHPADFALWKAAKPGEVAWDSPWGKGRPGWHIECSVMSTEAFGPAFDIHGGGWDLIFPHHENELAQTESATGVDPAVKYWIHAGFLTVNGEKMSKSLGNFTTLRAALAKWPARVLRLWLAGTHYRSPIDMSEAGLAQAAKNVERLDTMLANVEHALAKPPARAMDDRDRALVALARERREAFDAAMDNDFNTPVALATLLELVGDVNRALAANVHPEALAKARDVVLSFTDRLGLAPAKTAARGGEGEGALLELLVELREAARKRRDFATSDRIRDRLGELGFVVEDTAGGPRARRK